From Aspergillus chevalieri M1 DNA, chromosome 4, nearly complete sequence, a single genomic window includes:
- a CDS encoding uncharacterized protein (COG:S;~EggNog:ENOG410Q2B7) gives MPSSKTDTAIRLPENADQTRRLRNVTQDRKAVSRMQNEANSSKNKVEDVNCWGTGQLLATGIDESANPVPDPVTFGNGRKARQNQQQQKDEADVYEAMNQQFD, from the coding sequence ATGCCCTCTTCCAAAACCGACACCGCAATCCGTCTTCCCGAAAACGCAGACCAAACCCGTCGTCTGCGAAACGTCACCCAAGACCGCAAAGCTGTTTCTCGCATGCAGAACGAAgccaactcctccaagaACAAGGTCGAGGATGTAAACTGCTGGGGGACTGGGCAGTTGCTGGCCACCGGGATCGATGAGTCGGCCAATCCAGTGCCGGACCCTGTTACCTTTGGGAATGGACGCAAGGCGAGACAgaatcagcagcagcaaaagGATGAAGCGGATGTTTACGAAGCTATGAACCAGCAATTTGATTAG
- a CDS encoding YoaK family protein (COG:S;~EggNog:ENOG410PN3F;~InterPro:IPR010699;~PFAM:PF06912;~TransMembrane:5 (o84-102i114-134o146-165i214-234o240-259i)), whose amino-acid sequence MKSDIEAHPEPESPTKPSSLAQLWNQSISPVYADWIGLVLCFVTGLCDSSAYNAWTCFLAMQTGNTIFLGLGASSQPFNKPWGWLKSLVSIAAFFLGATTFSNTTRIAGARRRGTLFVSFLVQSILIVIAVALIEADLIPHTSQDASLTGGPLFLELIPIALLAFQSAGSITSTRALGYNEIPSVVLTSVYFDLASDPKLVSGPTGNVKRNRRAGAVVMLLVGAIVGGWLSRSAGGMESALWISAGIKFVIGFVWFGWWGEQ is encoded by the exons ATGAAATCCGATATCGAGGCTCACCCTGAACCCGAGTCCCCCACGAAACCCTCGTCGTTGGCCCAACTATGGAATCAATCCATCAGTCCGGTCTACGCCGACTGGATTGGTCTTGTGCTCTGCTTTGTCACCGGGCTATGTGACAGCAGCGCCTATAATGCCTGGACCTGTTTCCTTGCTATGCAGACTG GAAACACAATCTTCCTCGGCCTCGGCGCCTCCTCCCAACCCTTCAACAAACCCTGGGGCTGGCTAAAATCCCTCGTCTCCATCGCCGCCTTCTTCCTCGGCGCGACAACCTTCTCCAACACCACCCGTATCGCCGGTGCTCGTCGTCGCGGAACCCTCTTCGTCTCCTTCCTCGTCCAGtccatcctcatcgtcatcgcgGTCGCCCTGATCGAAGCAGACCTTATCCCGCATACTTCGCAAGACGCGAGTTTAACCGGCGGACCGCTTTTCCTGGAGTTGATTCCCATTGCGCTCCTAGCGTTCCAGAGCGCGGGGAGTATTACGTCCACGCGCGCGCTGGGGTATAATGAGATCCCCTCCGTTGTCCTGACGAGTGTATACTTTGACCTCGCGAGTGATCCGAAGCTTGTCTCGGGTCCGACGGGGAATGTCAAGCGGAATCGTCGCGCCGGGGCTGTGGTCATGTTGCTTGTCGGGGCGATTGTGGGCGGGTGGTTGAGCCGGAGTGCAGGGGGGATGGAGTCTGCGCTGTGGATTTCGGCTGGGATTAAATTCGTGATTGGGTTTGTGTGGTTTGGTTGGTGGGGGGAGCAGTAA
- a CDS encoding uncharacterized protein (COG:S;~EggNog:ENOG410PK5X) has protein sequence MYHYNPPPPGWSAYDYASPPTSPAYAYYATQYASPYVSSPRGASSKRHTRKASYAGPSAKDWGHPASYSHSSYYDFAPEFGTPPPSRKHDPVSASCGYPPSSFSHRRYSAAADPRPPLKQRHAFVDVVDDVPRYVFHDRRSRSPPPSYSTPQRDSDRRPRRPSSSHRKPKPPTDQYFYYNQVPAYDDAELSAKRSRARRQSTSTRTPSKPKSTSSTKTTPVATEEDAERAGIPAGYSTKNWDPTEAPIVLLGSVFDANSLGKWIYDWTVFHNGASTPMADVAGDLWLLLIKLAGKVKRADECLDRIQRRESRETVADFLESGERLWVRFKKLLKACEHFMWKVAKREGKAVSMGRNAGCEFVESLFGRDRELENTEKLMNSIRLWNMRFDANCDEILRRPSA, from the coding sequence ATGTATCATTacaatcctcctcctccgggCTGGTCGGCCTACGACTACGCTTCTCCTCCCACCTCTCCTGCCTACGCCTACTATGCGACTCAGTACGCCAGTCCCTACGTCTCGTCACCTCGAGGTGCTTCGTCCAAGCGTCATACTCGCAAAGCCAGTTATGCCGGCCCTTCCGCCAAAGACTGGGGTCATCCGGCTTCCTACTCGCACAGCAGTTACTATGATTTTGCCCCAGAGTTTGGCACGCCGCCACCATCGCGCAAGCACGATCCTGTAAGTGCTTCTTGTGGCTATCCTCCGTCCTCCTTTTCCCACCGTCGCTATTCTGCTGCGGCAGACCCTCGTCCGCCGCTCAAGCAGCGTCACGCCTTTGTGGATGTGGTCGACGATGTGCCGCGATATGTCTTCCACGACCGTCGTTCGCgatcgccgccgccgtccTACTCCACTCCCCAGCGAGATAGCGACCGCCGGCCCCGACGCCCGTCTTCCTCTCATCGCAAGCCAAAACCCCCAACTGATCAGTATTTTTATTATAACCAGGTGCCCGCATATGATGATGCCGAGTTGTCCGCCAAACGGTCGCGCGCGCGTCGCCAGTCCACTTCCACCCGCACTCCATCCAAGCCCAAGTCGACCTCGAGCACCAAGACCACGCCGGTAGCCACCGAAGAAGATGCCGAGCGCGCTGGAATTCCTGCTGGATACTCAACCAAGAACTGGGACCCGACCGAAGCCCCGATTGTTCTTCTTGGCAGTGTGTTCGACGCCAACTCGCTGGGCAAGTGGATCTACGACTGGACCGTTTTTCACAATGGCGCCTCCACCCCGATGGCCGATGTCGCGGGCGATCTGTGGTTGCTGTTGATCAAGTTGGCAGGCAAGGTCAAGCGGGCGGACGAGTGTCTCGACCGGATCCAACGTCGTGAATCGCGCGAAACCGTTGCGGACTTTCTCGAAAGCGGCGAACGACTGTGGGTgcggttcaagaagctgctcAAGGCATGTGAGCACTTTATGTGGAAGGTGGCCAAGCGCGAGGGCAAAGCAGTATCGATGGGCCGTAACGCCGGCTGCGAATTCGTCGAGTCGCTCTTCGGCCGGGACCGCGAACTCGAAAACACGGAGAAACTGATGAACAGTATACGTCTGTGGAACATGCGTTTCGACGCCAACTGCGACGAGATCCTCCGCCGGCCGTCTGCATAA
- a CDS encoding uncharacterized protein (COG:S;~EggNog:ENOG410PIXC;~InterPro:IPR036864,IPR021858,IPR001138;~PFAM:PF00172,PF11951;~go_function: GO:0000981 - DNA-binding transcription factor activity, RNA polymerase II-specific [Evidence IEA];~go_function: GO:0008270 - zinc ion binding [Evidence IEA];~go_process: GO:0006355 - regulation of transcription, DNA-templated [Evidence IEA]) has product MTLASNSNRLESTSRPRSRKLPTNSSAAPRKRRKRTVASGASDDCFTCAKRSTRCDRRRPYCSQCLDSGRECAGYKTTLTWGVGVASRGKLRGLSLPVTGAQPTASSKSWPSPSTDPPPEPVASSSPPRSIPLIAADATPLESTPPSVAPYQQPSQQLSPASDTVQNVMPWPRGMPLAPEVWPSTSMYSPAAYSPSSVTQIDFGESPAANTPPYFTVGTEAVSQAPMAAQWPGPEAQEPRDHDNSFSWAQFPSPSYSQMLLSRSVGHTPRLRYLISYYAEVIAPMIVAFDSPTNPFRAQILHLARDSESLQEAIATLSTSNLRQRQARKTMSTERTPASRMSCMAHRALTRDDLGNHSASEIAQEEQYHRGRAVRALNAELADPQQRLSDSVLATLLILCLFHVCDTGVAQFKTQFAGVTKLLAIRMRASGRVTDDLKWFIRIFTWFDTMTATTNDRESHLRGTCLDITSLSDGDWGLEQLAGCDASLFRLVAQLGRLNLLSQHRTPRGPAPPEMSVPTTTLPPSMIHPQGVFVVPCGVPGAVDLNGFPTATPPQVNVPSPWPTSPAFWTEWYSLRQKLEAWRYLPHGSGTRPAPPYISPPSSPSSLSTVASQHYEEIFHVSESFRHAAILYSERLAYPDLPSSHPRIQNIVQVAMHHLTAVQSDAYLLWPLFITGSECVLESERSLIRQRCRDISRDSGFCNNLSCLDLLEKIWAQNATTDGYGNWRAPSGALAFERGFRWQQAMRSKRADAEYMVV; this is encoded by the coding sequence ATGACACTCGCTTCCAACTCCAACCGCCTCGAATCGACGTCTCGGCCCCGGTCGCGCAAGTTGCCTACAAACTCATCCGCTGCCCCTAGGAAACGCCGAAAGCGAACCGTCGCCAGTGGCGCCTCCGACGACTGCTTCACCTGCGCTAAGCGGAGCACGCGTTGCGACCGCCGCCGTCCATACTGTTCGCAATGCTTGGATTCGGGTCGGGAATGCGCGGGATACAAGACCACTTTAACCTGGGGGGTAGGGGTTGCCAGTCGAGGAAAACTACGGGGATTGTCCCTGCCGGTGACCGGGGCTCAACCGACTGCGTCTTCGAAGTCGTGGCCCTCACCTTCCACCGACCCACCACCTGAACCGGTGGCCTCGTCAAGCCCTCCTCGTTCTATCCCGTTGATTGCTGCGGACGCGACCCCGCTGGAATCGACACCACCATCAGTAGCACCCTACCAACAGCCTTCTCAGCAACTGTCTCCCGCGTCGGATACCGTACAAAATGTGATGCCATGGCCACGTGGTATGCCTTTGGCTCCGGAGGTTTGGCCCAGTACTTCCATGTATTCTCCGGCGGCCTACTCGCCAAGTTCAGTCACTCAAATTGATTTTGGAGAGAGTCCGGCAGCAAACACCCCTCCATATTTCACAGTGGGAACTGAAGCAGTCAGTCAAGCCCCGATGGCAGCGCAATGGCCAGGGCCAGAGGCGCAGGAACCACGGGACCATGACAATTCATTTTCGTGGGCACAATTTCCTTCTCCGTCGTATTCTCAGATGCTCCTGTCGAGATCGGTTGGGCACACGCCGCGTCTTCGATATCTGATCAGCTACTATGCCGAAGTTATCGCCCCGATGATTGTGGCTTTCGACAGCCCGACGAACCCGTTCCGCGCGCAAATCTTACACCTGGCACGGGATAGCGAGTCCCTGCAAGAGGCCATCGCGACTCTTTCGACCAGTAACTTGCGACAACGGCAAGCGCGCAAGACCATGTCCACGGAGAGGACTCCGGCGTCTCGAATGTCGTGCATGGCGCATCGGGCGCTGACTCGGGATGATCTAGGAAACCACTCGGCCTCGGAAATTGCGCAGGAGGAACAGTACCACCGGGGGCGGGCCGTGAGAGCTTTAAATGCGGAGTTGGCGGATCCGCAACAACGACTGTCGGACTCGGTGTTGGCGACTCTGCTTATCCTGTGCCTATTTCATGTCTGCGACACCGGGGTGGCCCAATTCAAGACGCAGTTTGCAGGGGTTACCAAGCTGTTGGCCATTCGGATGCGTGCAAGCGGAAGAGTGACGGATGATCTGAAATGGTTTATCCGCATATTCACCTGGTTTGACACAATGACTGCGACGACCAATGACCGTGAGAGCCACCTGCGCGGTACCTGTTTGGACATTACCTCCCTATCAGACGGAGACTGGGGTCTCGAGCAGCTGGCCGGCTGCGACGCCAGCCTTTTTCGGCTAGTCGCGCAGCTGGGTCGTTTGAATCTTCTCAGCCAACACCGAACACCGCGGGGCCCAGCGCCTCCAGAGATGTCTGTTCCCACGACGACCCTCCCGCCGTCGATGATTCATCCGCAGGGCGTGTTTGTCGTGCCTTGTGGTGTTCCGGGAGCGGTCGACCTCAACGGATTCCCGACCGCAACGCCGCCGCAGGTCAACGTGCCCAGCCCTTGGCCTACGTCGCCTGCATTCTGGACCGAGTGGTATTCTCTGCGTCAAAAATTGGAAGCGTGGCGGTATCTGCCTCATGGCAGTGGAACCAGGCCTGCACCGCCATATATCTCGCCGCCGTCGTCGCCATCGTCGCTGTCGACGGTCGCATCCCAGCACTATGAGGAGATCTTCCATGTGTCTGAGTCATTTCGACACGCTGCGATCCTCTACAGCGAACGACTCGCGTATCCGGATCTACCGTCCAGCCACCCGCGGATCCAAAACATCGTGCAGGTCGCCATGCATCATCTCACGGCGGTGCAATCAGACGCCTACCTGCTCTGGCCGCTTTTCATCACGGGATCAGAATGTGTCTTGGAAAGCGAGCGCAGCCTGATCCGCCAGCGGTGTCGGGACATCTCCCGAGACTCCGGATTCTGCAACAACCTATCCTGTCTAGATCTACTGGAGAAGATCTGGGCGCAGAACGCCACGACGGACGGATACGGGAACTGGCGGGCACCCAGCGGAGCACTAGCGTTTGAACGAGGCTTCCGATGGCAACAGGCGATGCGATCCAAACGAGCAGATGCCGAGTACATGGTAGTTTAA
- a CDS encoding alpha-mannosyltransferase (CAZy:GT71;~COG:G;~EggNog:ENOG410PQ9J;~InterPro:IPR022751,IPR029044;~TransMembrane:1 (i12-29o);~go_function: GO:0016757 - transferase activity, transferring glycosyl groups [Evidence IEA];~go_process: GO:0006486 - protein glycosylation [Evidence IEA]) encodes MALRLARLRSILLAMITILLISAIYLYWIPTPASTPASVVPNTAFQVPLAERQSSFWKALHPILQKNAPANPPPERRGDVGAIHFNASSTDPRPDLILLSDQDRNAMQVAHENFVLDVRHSKALRPVHKPGSRGIVSTAGGSYMPVFLSSLRMLRRVGSTLPVEVYMKDSTEYEKRICAGILPKLNARCLVLADVVGKEAIAHYQLKVFAMLFSSFEEILWMDADVFPLYKPEEIFDADPFKSTGLITWPDFWASSVSPAYFALSQQQEPPMSVRQSSETGVLMVSKKSHLTTLLLAAYYNYYGPSHYFRLLSQGGPGEGDKETFLQAASAVEESFYAVSERVAAIGHPKNGEDGISGSAMAQSDPIHDYILTSQDKYRVQDPSVAEPPRVFFIHAHYPKFNPAENVFGMKWETAPTLRPDGTDGRAWTTPEDTLERFGYDAEKAYWEEIKWVSCNPDVEFRTWNDKPKICARVENYWQNVFAEPHQDDPKFGG; translated from the coding sequence ATGGCCCTCCGTCTCGCCAGGCTGAGGTCCATCCTCCTGGCCATGATCACCATTCTCCTCATCAGCGCTATCTACCTCTACTGGATCCCGACTCCGGCTTCGACCCCTGCCTCCGTCGTTCCCAATACGGCCTTCCAGGTGCCTCTGGCGGAGCGACAGAGTTCTTTCTGGAAAGCTTTGCATCCGATCCTGCAGAAAAATGCACCCGCGAATCCTCCTCCCGAACGTCGTGGAGATGTTGGTGCGATTCACTTCAATGCCTCCTCGACCGATCCTCGACCCGACCTGATCCTCCTCAGCGACCAAGACCGTAATGCGATGCAAGTGGCGCACGAGAATTTCGTCCTTGATGTCCGTCATTCGAAGGCTTTGCGGCCTGTGCACAAACCAGGGTCCCGAGGCATTGTGTCGACTGCGGGGGGTTCATATATGCCAGTGTTTTTGTCGTCGTTGCGGATGCTGCGTCGGGTTGGATCTACGCTGCCGGTGGAGGTATACATGAAGGATTCGACAGAGTATGAGAAGCGCATCTGCGCTGGGATTCTTCCGAAACTGAATGCGCGGTGTCTTGTTCTGGCAGATGTGGTGGGCAAGGAGGCTATTGCGCACTACCAGCTCAAGGTGTTCGCCATGCTGTTTTCTTCATTCGAGGAGATACTCTGGATGGATGCGGATGTCTTCCCACTTTACAAACCCGAGGAGATCTTCGATGCGGACCCTTTCAAATCCACAGGATTGATCACCTGGCCCGACTTCTGGGCCTCATCAGTATCTCCGGCCTACTTTGCTCTTTCGCAGCAACAAGAGCCCCCCATGTCTGTACGACAGTCGTCGGAAACTGGCGTTCTCATGGTGTCGAAAAAGAGCCATCTCACGACTTTGCTTCTCGCAGCTTATTACAACTACTACGGCCCTTCGCATTACTTCCGGCTACTATCCCAAGGCGGCCCGGGCGAGGGCGACAAGGAGACATTTCTACAAGCAGCGTCGGCCGTGGAAGAGTCGTTCTACGCCGTGAGTGAACGCGTGGCAGCTATCGGTCACCCAAAGAACGGCGAAGAtgggatctcaggatcggcCATGGCACAATCGGACCCCATTCATGACTACATCCTGACCAGCCAGGACAAGTATCGAGTTCAGGACCCATCCGTGGCCGAGCCTCCACGTGTGTTCTTTATCCATGCACATTATCCCAAGTTCAACCCAGCCGAAAATGTTTTTGGCATGAAATGGGAAACCGCCCCGACCCTTCGACCTGATGGTACCGACGGACGGGCATGGACGACACCTGAGGACACTCTCGAGCGATTTGGATACGATGCGGAGAAGGCATACTGGGAAGAGATCAAATGGGTCAGCTGCAACCCGGACGTCGAGTTTCGCACGTGGAATGATAAGCCAAAGATCTGCGCCAGGGTCGAGAACTACTGGCAGAATGTGTTTGCAGAGCCGCATCAGGATGATCCCAAATTCGGGGGGTGA
- a CDS encoding uncharacterized protein (COG:S;~EggNog:ENOG410PSTV) — protein sequence MQSRTSGAGLSNVGHGAIYEAGDQRNVPQSEINERERYEEGQHRSHKNIDSKDDRSIANKLAAQSQKTDSSKASGSGYDPEAELSKRNPEAPAVLHGNPPSRGAQVDHNLQQEDEQRLREKGIK from the exons ATGCAGTCCAGGACCTCCGGAGCAGGCCTTTCCAACGTCGGCCACGGCGCCATCTACGAAGCCGGTGACCAGCGCAACGTCCCCCAGTCCGAGATCAACGAGCGTGAGAGATACGAGGAGGGTCAACACCGGAGTCACAAGAACATCGATTCGA AGGACGACCGCTCCATTGCCAACAAGCTCGCCGCTCAGTCGCAGAAGACTGATTCGTCCAAGGCATCGGGTTCGGGCTATGATCCTGAAGCCGAATTGAGCAAGAGGAACCCCGAGGCTCCG GCCGTGTTACACGGAAACCCACCCTCTCGGGGCGCCCAGGTCGACCACAACCTCCAGCAGGAAGATGAGCAGAGGCTGCGCGAGAAGGGTATCAAATAA
- a CDS encoding uncharacterized protein (COG:S;~EggNog:ENOG410Q0HN;~InterPro:IPR001810;~go_function: GO:0005515 - protein binding [Evidence IEA]): protein MTFPTSLPAEVLTEIFNSCDTLQQAIALGSACRRFRSLWLSISSLIIRRLGRAEIRAFDDALIAVRATAIAQKHLANGNLPPDSFPFHQLSPETNLPSHDELLGIFGYEHLVKCFENIVWHDLFKGTVGLEDFDENTERWETWRVGFHASMYRLFLVGAALFRAYQEPFFPYNDDHPRDFLQTLKTAISEEQYFVQSAFDLNDIQYLLNYSAYNFGDHEGHQQIFGPLVEFLVRLSRARAHGHQLKEVPSLFESMGFTSPPGLDYNEACTLFAELVQLLFAYYQLDRLYVKLVTYQKRNGECIRSRTRLRQKVHRQPKKTTVIIPGVFYPDEFDMPRRIEDAGKLLSVRPADLSTKTAVLSTDFPYENLDILLQCLHRASGQPNKYDDFFSTHEPHYEFIQFLCRRHLGLRFSEEAFDPMKEESHYSLWEGERNVFDQTTQDIQAAAEMFTSADTEYESYFEEMECMI, encoded by the exons ATGACGTTCCCTACAAGCCTACCGGCAGAAGTTCTCACAGAGATCTTCAACAGTTGCGACACCCTCCAACAAGCCATTGCACTAGGCTCAGCATGCAGGAGATTCCGTTCCCTATGGCTGTCTATCTCTTCCCTGATTATTCGCCGGCTCGGGAGAGCTGAGATCCGGGCATTTGATGATGCTTTAATAGCA GTTCGCGCCACAGCCATAGCGCAGAAACACCTTGCGAATGGAAATTTACCTCCGGATTCGTTTCCATTCCATCAGCTCAGTCCAGAGACAAATCTCCCATCGCACGATGAACTCCTGGGCATCTTTGGGTACGAGCATCTCGTCAAGTGTTTCGAGAACATTGTCTGGCATGACCTGTTCAAAGGCACGGTCGGTCTCGAAGACTTTGACGAGAACACCGAGAGGTGGGAAACCTGGCGAGTTGGGTTCCATGCGTCTATGTATCGGCTCTTCCTTGTTGGCGCGGCACTGTTTCGAGCGTACCAGGAACCATTTTTCCCATACAATGACGACCATCCTCGTGATTTCCTTCAAACGCTGAAGACAGCGATCTCTGAAGAACAATACTTTGTGCAGTCTGCATTCGACTTGAACGATATTCAATATCTGCTTAATTACTCTGCGTATAACTTTGGAGATCACGAGGGGCATCAGCAGATCTTCGGACCACTTGTCGAATTCCTTGTTCGCCTGAGTAGAGCAAGAGCTCACGGTCACCAGTTGAAGGAGGTCCCGTCCCTATTTGAATCTATGGGGTTCACTAGCCCACCTGGCCTTGATTATAACGAAGCCTGCACTTTATTCGCCGAGCTCGTCCAACTCCTATTCGCATATTATCAGTTAGACCGTCTATACGTAAAACTAGTCACATATCAGAAGCGAAACGGCGAGTGCATCCGCTCCAGGACTCGCCTACGACAAAAGGTTCATCGGCAACCCAAAAAGACGACAGTCATTATTCCAGGAGTCTTCTATCCAGATGAATTTGACATGCCGCGACGAATCGAAGACGCCGGCAAATTGCTGAGCGTGAGACCGGCGGACCTATCAACAAAGACGGCAGTGCTATCCACCGATTTTCCCTACGAAAACCTTGACAttctcctccaatgcttgcACCGTGCGTCAGGCCAACCGAATAAGTATGATGACTTTTTTAGCACGCACGAGCCGCATTACGAATTCATACAGTTTCTTTGCCGGAGGCACCTTGGGCTTCGCTTCAGTGAAGAAGCATTTGATCCTATGAAAGAAGAAAGCCATTATTCCCTGTGGGAGGGGGAACGCAATGTGTTCGATCAGACCACGCAAGATATCCAGGCAGCGGCGGAAATGTTCACTTCCGCAGACACCGAATATGAGTCTTACTTTGAAGAGATGGAGTGCATGATCTAG
- a CDS encoding uncharacterized protein (COG:S;~EggNog:ENOG410PX0B;~InterPro:IPR029032), giving the protein MTVEVAYQNLFQTLESRFQSVTSIDASKWPILAMATLVAGPDPDQAHNLYLYLLNQPEYNKPGSEARKVLIRRLRETLFKAIPLVGVCKPIEAILAISNVEREEDREYTFTRENWQCDAANHGRAIEWFQKLYAGNSSGTLDLFRSHRDFAWLSTEITYGLFLSDRQVLDDVDTQLVVLPGIMSQNLKTETHWHIRGTRRLGVPKEDVQVIWDCVQLVAEFFGIKLNRVPTVDAVEPDV; this is encoded by the coding sequence ATGACGGTCGAAGTCGCCTATCAAAACCTCTTCCAAACCCTGGAATCTCGCTTCCAATCCGTCACCTCCATCGATGCCTCGAAATGGCCCATCCTAGCCATGGCAACCCTCGTCGCGGGCCCTGATCCTGACCAGGCCCACAACCTCTATCTCTacctcctcaaccaacccGAATATAATAAACCAGGTTCAGAAGCCCGCAAAGTTCTGATCCGTCGACTGCGCGAAACCCTCTTCAAAGCCATCCCGCTCGTCGGCGTGTGCAAACCCATCGAGGCGATTCTGGCGATCAGCAACGTCGAGCGGGAGGAGGATAGGGAATACACTTTCACCCGTGAAAACTGGCAATGTGATGCTGCCAACCATGGGCGTGCAATTGAGTGGTTTCAGAAATTGTACGCGGGGAATTCATCGGGCACATTGGATCTCTTCCGCTCGCACCGCGACTTCGCCTGGTTATCCACGGAGATCACGTACGGGCTGTTCCTGTCTGATCGGCAGGTGTTAGATGATGTTGATACGCAGCTGGTTGTGTTGCCAGGGATTATGAGCCAGAATTTGAAGACGGAGACGCATTGGCATATTCGAGGGACGAGGAGGTTGGGTGTGCCCAAGGAGGATGTGCAGGTAATCTGGGATTGTGTGCAGCTCGTCGCAGAGTTCTTTGGAATCAAATTGAATCGCGTGCCAACGGTTGATGCAGTTGAGCCGGATGTCTAG